ATCTGAGGTAACCTAGGGCAATAGGCACTTTGGCACCTACGGCAGTATGGTAAAAACCTGTTTTCCATTTTTCAACCTTACCACGGGTACCTTCAGGCGGAATAAGAACCACTAACTCCTTGTGTTTATTGAAAAGCTGAATACTCGATTCCACTAAACCACCCTTTTTTGAACGATCAACCGGAATTGCACCCAATGCTTTAAAAATCCAGCCCACCGGAAATACAATTAATTCCTTTTTAATCATGTACCTAACCTTCACATCCATGATAAAAAAGGCCAAACGGGCAAAGAAAAAATCCCAATTGCTGGTATGAGGAGCAGCAATCATGACACAGCGGCTGTGTTCGGGAGCAGGTGTATAGCTAACTTTCCAGCCGGCTAACTTAAAAATGAATTGGGCAATTTTTTTCATGTTTATTGTTCGGCAACTACCAAAGCCAAATGTTTATGGTCGGGACTAATCGACAAACGGGTTTTGGTAAAGGCCGGTAGGGTAGTAGGAAAAGGAATATCGATTTTAGTACCGGTGGACCAATTCAACAGTATAAGTTTGGAACCGGTATTAATTAGTAAATGATTGGCATCCCAATAATCGAAAAACTCTGCTTTATCAGGCAAGTTGATTGAAATTCCGATATTCTTGTTTTTGTAATACATCAACAAAAAACCATCGCCCAGTTTTTGAGTAAACCAAGCTTCGGTTCCGGCAGGGTTGCTAACAAAACACCTACCCGGAATACCCGAAAGTTGCTTTTCAGAAAGAGAATCAGCCAACCAAATAGAGGCAGGTTCGGTAATTTTAAAGAAAATGCATTTAGAATCAACCAAGCTGTAGTATCCCATACTATCTGACTTAGTGAATATTTGTTTAGGTACTGCTTGATTGTATTGGTACAACCGTTGTGCGCTGTCTGAATCAACCCTAACGCAAGTAAATTGTTGCAGAGATGACCCTTTGGCTGAATATTCACTTTCGGGGGTATTCGTTATTGGAGTGGAAGCATTGGTTGAGAAATCAAAATAAAATACATCCGTTTGAGAATTGGTTTGCTCCGATACATAAAGAAGTCCGGTGGAATTGGCTGTAAAATAAGGTTGATTGTCATAATTTCCATTCTTTGTTATCAGATGAGGATTGGAAAGAGATACAACTTCCTTATCTTGAACAACGTCCATGAGCCAAATATTATTTTTTGGCAATTGAGCCCAACTTGTAAAGTTCAAGAACAAGGTAAGGCCAAGTACCAATAAATAACGGAGATGGCAATTCATTGGAATTAATGGATAAGGTTAAACAGCCTTCTCCAACGAACTTTTTTGAAGATATTAGATTCGTTTCCATCCAGGCTCAACCAGATGAAAACAGCTTTACCCACTACATGATCTTCCGGTACAAATCCCCAAAAACGGCTATCAGCAGAGTTATGTCGGTTGTCACCCATCATAAAGTAATAATCTAATTTAAAGGTATAAGAGGTGGTTTCTTTCCCGTTAATAATGACTTTCCCGTTTACAACCTCCACTTTATTATTTTCGTAAACTTGTATAGCTCTTCTGTAAATGGCTAAATTTTTGGCATCGAGGTTAATAGTGGCACCTTTTCTAGGGATATACAAAGGTCCAAAATTATCGACATTCCAAGGCACAATTGGATCGTGCGGGAAAATATAATCCATGTATTGACCTTTGGGTTGAAGTTGCAATCCAACCGATTGTACATTCGGAAAGGACTTAACATGTTCCAAGTTTTCATTAGTTAGGGTCATGTTATAATCACCAAAGTTGCTGGTGGGATAGAACTCGGTTATATCATATTTTCTTAGACTGCGTTCATTAAAGGTGGTTCCGTCGGTTTTAATGCTGTAATTAAACTGCATTTTTTCCGGTTTAGCATTTAAATGTCCATTGATAAACACTTCGCCATTCACAACGGAAAGGGTATCGCCCGGAATACCAATGCAGCGTTTGATATAATTTTCTCTTTTATCGACGGGTCGGAAATCTTCCATGGGATAATTAAAAACGACGACATCGTTGTTTTTAACATCTTGAAACCCGGGCAAACGGTAATAGGGTAGTTTTATCCATTCCAAATAGGATTGAGTACCTAATAAAGGCATGGTATGATGGGCAAAAGGAAAAGAAAGCGGAGTATTAGGAACTCTTGGACCGTAATTTACTTTACTTACAAAAAGGAAATCGCCAATAAGAAGGCTTTTTTCCATGGAGGAAGTAGGAATGGTATATGCCTCAATAAAAAACATTCGAATGAGGGTAGCCGCTACAACAGCAAATAAAATAGCATCGATCCATTCTCTCAAAGGTGATTTTTTCAGCTTTTGAGCTTTTTTAGGATCTGTTTTTTGTTCTTTCTTTTTTTCGAAAACCATGGGATTGGTATAACCTGTTTTGTGTTTAGAAACCTAACATATCTTTCATTCCGAAAATACCCACCTTTCCTTTTACGAATTCGGCGGCTAGCAAGGCCCCGAAGGCAAAGCCTTTTCTACCGAAGGCGGTATGTTTAATTTCAATTTTATCTTCTTCGGATGCATAGGAAACGATATGAGTTCCCGGTACATCATCTATTCGTTTAGAAATAATAGGAATTTCATCGTTTCGGGAATTGGTTTGATTAGTCCAGGCTACTTTACCGCTTAAGTTGCGAACCATTTCATTTGCAATGGTTATGGCTGTTCCGCTGGGGCTATCTAATTTCTGTTTGTGATGAATTTCTTCGATATCCGGAATATAATCGGGATGTTTATTCATCATTTGAGCAAGCTTACGGTTAAGTTCAAAAAAGATATTAACACCCAGGCTAAAGTTTGAGGCGTAAAACAAGGTATGGTCTCCATCTATACACAATTGTTTTACATGATCCAATTCATCCAACCAACCGGTAGTACCTACTACAACAGGCAAACCTGCTTCGAAACATTGAGTGATATTGCGCACTGCCGATTTAGGTGTACTAAATTCAATAGCAACATCAATATCATTCTTAATTAACAAACCTTTTTTGTCGAACCATTCCTCATCGGTATTAATGATTACGCCAATAGTATGACCACGAGACAAGGCAACTTTTTCAATTTCCTTTCCCATTTTACCATAACCTAGAATAGCGACCTTCATTAGATGAATGATTCTAATTGCTGCAAAACTAATAATCAGAATCCAGCTACAATCAGATTATTGATGAATTGTTCACAAAGTTTGTTAGAAAGTTTACTTTTTGAAATTTAATGATACCGAAACAGCCGGTGCATAACCATATGAATTAGACAAAGGCAAGGTAGCCGGTTGAATTTTAAGGCTCAAATTATCGCTTACATCAAAATCATACAAATGCCCATCCACATTGGCGTCTACGATATTAAGCACATAAAAAAGTCCGGCAAGAACGGCCATTAAATCACGGTTATAGCCGGTATTTTCCTTTAATTGCTTTATTTGGGCATCTGTATACTGGGTATATTTAGTATCCACCGTTAGTGGGTCATCGTCTAACCTGGCAATTAAGGACTTCTTATAATCCTGGTACTTCGTATTTTGACTAAAAAACAAATAACCAAAGGCCCCCATTCCACCCCAAACGATTGGCAGTTTCCAATACTTTCTATTATAAATCTGACCTGCCCCCGGACAAACTGAAGAAAGAACGGTAGCCAAAGCCGGGGAATGCTTTTTCTTTTTGAGAGCTAGGGTATCCAACTGTTGGGCTTGTTTCACCGAATCAGGCGATTGGGCAATAGAATAATAAGAAGAGGCAAGGATAAAGAAACTACAAAAAACTCCAAGGAAAAGGGATTGTGCGAGGAACTTTTTGAAATTTGAAAGAAAATCCATTAGGGTTCAATAATGGAATAAATTCGAAGTAGGTCATCATCTGATAAAAACGGAATTACCACTTCTCCCCCACCCTGGTCATTTTTACGGATAGTAACCTTAGTTTCAAGAGTTTGACTAAGATCTTCTTTTATTTTTTGAATTTCGAAAGAAAGAGCCATTTGAATTCTAGCAGGCGTGGGCTTCTTTTTCTTTTTAAGAGAAGCGGTTTTCACTTCGTCTTCAACCTGTCTAACACTCAGGCCATCCTCCAGGATTTTCTTAAAGATTGCCAATTGTTGTTCAGGACTATCCACATTTACGAGTCCTCGGGCATGGCCCATTGAAATTTGTCTGGTACGGATAGCCAATTGAATTTCGGCAGGGAGGCGAAGAAGGCGCAAGTAATTGGTAACGGTAGATCTTTTTTTACCCACCCTTTCGCTCAGTTGTTCTTGAGTTAAATTGCACTCTTCAACAAGCCGCCTGTACGATTCAGCAACTTCCATGGCGTCCAAATCTTCTCGTTGAATATTTTCAACCAGGGCCATCTCCAACATGGATTGATCGTTGGCTATTCGAACATAGGCAGGCACTTCGGTTAGACCTGCCAGTTGAGAGGCTCTAAAACGTCTTTCGCCTGAAATTAATTGGTATTTATCATAACCAAGTTTTCGAACGGTAAGAGGCTGAATGATGCCTAATTGTTTGATGGAATCTGCAAGTTCGTGCAAAGCATCCAAATCAAAATGCGTTCTAGGTTGAAAAGGATTAGTTTCGATTTGGGCAATCGGAATAGAACTAACATTTCCGGCCACAGGGGAAGTGCTAGGAGTATTATTGCGCGATGTAATATCGGTTCCCGGGTTTTCAAGCAATGCGCTTAACCCTCTACCAAGTGCAGATTTTTTAGGATTCATTCTTCTATTTCAATAATTTTCTCATCATCACTTAGCAAGGTCATGTTATTTTTTTGAAGAATTTCTCTTGCCAAATTCAGATAATTGATGCTTCCTTTACTTTCCGCATCGTGCATAATGATGGTTTGTCCAAAACTAGGAGCCTCACCCAGTTTGGTATTTCGATGAATAATGGTATCAAAAACCATTTGCTGGAAATGTGTTTTTACTTCTTCCACCACCTGTCTACTTAAGCTCAAACGGGTGTCAAACATGGTAAGTAAGATACCTTCTATATCCAAGTCAGGATTTAACCTACTTTGAACAATTTTGATGGTATTCAACAATTTACCCAAGCCTTCCAAAGCGAAATACTCACATTGTACAGGAATTATTACAGAATTGGCTGCGGTTAAAGAATTAATAGTAATCAAACCCAGGGAAGGGGAACAATCGATAAAAATGAAATCGTAGTGATCGCTTACCTTAGCAAGAGAAGCTTTCATCATTTGTTCCCTGCTTGGGAGATTAATCATCTCAATTTCAGCACCTACCAAATCAATATGAGCAGGCAATAAATCCAAGTTAGGGGTTTCTGTTTTCAAAATTATGCTTGCCGGATCTATATCATGTATGATACATTCATAAATACTCGTTTTCACATTTCTAGGATCAAAACCAACGCCTGATGTACTGTTTGCTTGGGGATCGGCATCAACCAATAACACCCTGTATTCCAATACAGCCAAGCTAGCAGCCAAGTTAATAGCCGTGGTAGTTTTTCCAACTCCTCCCTTTTGATTGGCAATAGCAATAATTTTTGCCATGAATTTTAATTTTTGCAAAGTTAACTGGTAGGTTTGGGATTAACTGATTTTGGAATGGTTTATTATCAACAAGAGCAATGTTAAATCTTTGTTGATAACCCAGAAAAATACCTACTATGAATGAAATTTAGATAGATTCTAAATAGTGCAATTCTATTCTTTACTTTTGCCCTGATCATTTTAAATGAAACCAACAACATTAAACCTGTTACAAATTGGGGACAAGGCCAAAATTATTGGTTTAGATGATCACATCATGAGTATCCAGTTAATGGAATTAGGATTATTACCAGGGGAAGATATTACCATGTTAGGGTTTGCACCATTTGGAGACCCCATGAGGCTTTCACTTACCGGCACTGACTTATGCATTCGCAAACAAGATGCGGAATTAGTGCTTGTTGAAAAATTGAAGGATTAAGTATTGAAAAAGATTGCGCTCATAGGGAATCCCAATTGTGGAAAAACCACTTTATTTAATGCGATTACCGGATTAAATCAAAAGGTTGGCAATTTCCCGGGAGTTACAGTAGAAAAAATTGAAGGTTCGGCAAAAATTCATGGAGAATCTTATTCCTTTATTGATTTACCCGGCACTTATAGTATCAATCCTAAGTCACCCGATGAAGAAGTTGTATTTAGTGTTCTTTCAAATCCCCAACATCCGGATTTTCCTGACGCTGTTATCTTAGTGGCAGACGCCTCTAATCTTAAACGCAGTTTATTTGTTTTAACCCAAGTACTTGAATTAAATATTCCCTGTTTAATTGCGCTAAACATGATGGATGTTGCCAAGGAGAAAGGTATTGAAATTAATCTGGAACTGCTTTCTGAAAACCTTGGAGTTCCAATCATTCCAATCAGTGCAAGATCAGGTTTCGGAATTCCTTCTTTATTAGAACAGGTATCGAAAGGGTTTAGCCTTTCAACAAAAAACTTTGTAAACCTTGATTTAATCGACCATGGTGTATCGGCCTATTTTCAGGCGCAGAAAGGTTTACCTTCCCGATTTGCCGGGTTTTATTTTGCGAACCATTTCGCCAGATTAGAAAAAAACAATGATCTTAAAGAAAAGTTTAACCTTCATCTAATTGAATCATCGTTTGAGCCCCAGGTTGCACAACGGCAGGAATCGATATTAAGGTTTAAGTTTTTACAAGAACTCAAGGAAACAGCTACTCGCCAAACGGAACTTCCCAATAAAAATTTTTCCGGGAAAATGGATGAGCTATTGACTCATAAATTTTTTGGATTGCTTTTGTTTTTTGTCATCCTCTTAGTTGTTTTTCAATCTGTATACCTTTTAAGTGAGTGGCCAATGGAATGGATTGACTACCTTATGTCCGGTGTACGATCTGAATTAAAATCCATGTTAAATCCTGGCCTACTAAAGGATTTGTTATTGGATGGAGTTTTGGCAGGCATTACCGGAATTGTCATTTTCATACCTCAAATTGCATTGCTGTTTGGATTTATTTCTGTATTAGAAGAAACCGGTTATATGGCCAGGGTCAGCTATATGATGGACAAGGTTATGCGACCATTTGGACTCAATGGAAGGTCGATTATTCCATTGATTAGTGGAATAGCCTGTGCGGTTCCATCCATTTTAGCCACGCGAACTATTGGTAGCCCTAAAGAAAGACTTTTGACCATTTTGGTTACTCCATT
The window above is part of the Bacteroidia bacterium genome. Proteins encoded here:
- a CDS encoding 1-acyl-sn-glycerol-3-phosphate acyltransferase is translated as MKKIAQFIFKLAGWKVSYTPAPEHSRCVMIAAPHTSNWDFFFARLAFFIMDVKVRYMIKKELIVFPVGWIFKALGAIPVDRSKKGGLVESSIQLFNKHKELVVLIPPEGTRGKVEKWKTGFYHTAVGAKVPIALGYLR
- the lepB gene encoding signal peptidase I, encoding MVFEKKKEQKTDPKKAQKLKKSPLREWIDAILFAVVAATLIRMFFIEAYTIPTSSMEKSLLIGDFLFVSKVNYGPRVPNTPLSFPFAHHTMPLLGTQSYLEWIKLPYYRLPGFQDVKNNDVVVFNYPMEDFRPVDKRENYIKRCIGIPGDTLSVVNGEVFINGHLNAKPEKMQFNYSIKTDGTTFNERSLRKYDITEFYPTSNFGDYNMTLTNENLEHVKSFPNVQSVGLQLQPKGQYMDYIFPHDPIVPWNVDNFGPLYIPRKGATINLDAKNLAIYRRAIQVYENNKVEVVNGKVIINGKETTSYTFKLDYYFMMGDNRHNSADSRFWGFVPEDHVVGKAVFIWLSLDGNESNIFKKVRWRRLFNLIH
- the dapB gene encoding 4-hydroxy-tetrahydrodipicolinate reductase; protein product: MKVAILGYGKMGKEIEKVALSRGHTIGVIINTDEEWFDKKGLLIKNDIDVAIEFSTPKSAVRNITQCFEAGLPVVVGTTGWLDELDHVKQLCIDGDHTLFYASNFSLGVNIFFELNRKLAQMMNKHPDYIPDIEEIHHKQKLDSPSGTAITIANEMVRNLSGKVAWTNQTNSRNDEIPIISKRIDDVPGTHIVSYASEEDKIEIKHTAFGRKGFAFGALLAAEFVKGKVGIFGMKDMLGF
- a CDS encoding ParB/RepB/Spo0J family partition protein — protein: MNPKKSALGRGLSALLENPGTDITSRNNTPSTSPVAGNVSSIPIAQIETNPFQPRTHFDLDALHELADSIKQLGIIQPLTVRKLGYDKYQLISGERRFRASQLAGLTEVPAYVRIANDQSMLEMALVENIQREDLDAMEVAESYRRLVEECNLTQEQLSERVGKKRSTVTNYLRLLRLPAEIQLAIRTRQISMGHARGLVNVDSPEQQLAIFKKILEDGLSVRQVEDEVKTASLKKKKKPTPARIQMALSFEIQKIKEDLSQTLETKVTIRKNDQGGGEVVIPFLSDDDLLRIYSIIEP
- a CDS encoding AAA family ATPase, whose product is MAKIIAIANQKGGVGKTTTAINLAASLAVLEYRVLLVDADPQANSTSGVGFDPRNVKTSIYECIIHDIDPASIILKTETPNLDLLPAHIDLVGAEIEMINLPSREQMMKASLAKVSDHYDFIFIDCSPSLGLITINSLTAANSVIIPVQCEYFALEGLGKLLNTIKIVQSRLNPDLDIEGILLTMFDTRLSLSRQVVEEVKTHFQQMVFDTIIHRNTKLGEAPSFGQTIIMHDAESKGSINYLNLAREILQKNNMTLLSDDEKIIEIEE
- a CDS encoding ferrous iron transport protein A, with the translated sequence MKPTTLNLLQIGDKAKIIGLDDHIMSIQLMELGLLPGEDITMLGFAPFGDPMRLSLTGTDLCIRKQDAELVLVEKLKD
- the feoB gene encoding ferrous iron transport protein B, translating into MKKIALIGNPNCGKTTLFNAITGLNQKVGNFPGVTVEKIEGSAKIHGESYSFIDLPGTYSINPKSPDEEVVFSVLSNPQHPDFPDAVILVADASNLKRSLFVLTQVLELNIPCLIALNMMDVAKEKGIEINLELLSENLGVPIIPISARSGFGIPSLLEQVSKGFSLSTKNFVNLDLIDHGVSAYFQAQKGLPSRFAGFYFANHFARLEKNNDLKEKFNLHLIESSFEPQVAQRQESILRFKFLQELKETATRQTELPNKNFSGKMDELLTHKFFGLLLFFVILLVVFQSVYLLSEWPMEWIDYLMSGVRSELKSMLNPGLLKDLLLDGVLAGITGIVIFIPQIALLFGFISVLEETGYMARVSYMMDKVMRPFGLNGRSIIPLISGIACAVPSILATRTIGSPKERLLTILVTPFMSCSARLPVYTLMIALVIPSGSILGILSYQGLTLLSLYFLGLIMALVISFLIKGFIKEDQNTLFAFDLPPYRSPRWKSVGISVYTKIKSFLGEAGGVIMAISIVLWAMASFGPSDEMAQVQQQYENRITENPKDSLLAMQQFKSEKLEHSFAGKLGQGLEPLIKPLGFDWKIGIALVTSFAAREVFVGTMNTIYSVEETDETPVLLLERMKMERRKGSNRLYFDLPTGISLMVFYAFAMQCMSTLAVVKSETKSWKWPLMQFFWMGAIAWISSWIAYQLFS